Within Gemmatimonadota bacterium, the genomic segment GTGCCGCCGCGCAAAACCGCGGAGCAAGTGGGGCAGGAACACCGCCGCATAGTCGTCCGGACACCCGAAACGGATCGTCCCGGACAAACCCTTGCCGGATAGTTCTGCCATGGCTTCGTCGTGGTAGCGCAGGATTCGCTGGGCGTGAACTAGGAGTCGCTCGCCCTGGGTGGTCAGGATGACGCCGCGTCCGGTTCGGTTCAGTAAGGACTGACCGACGATCTGTTCCAACCGTTTCACCTGCATGCTGATGGCGGCTTGGGTCCGTCCCACCCGGGGAGCGGCCCGGCTGAGTGCCCGGGTCTCCGCGATCACGGTGAAGGTCCTGAGCAGCTCAATTTCCAGATGAGCCGTCACGGTGCCAGTCTTTCCGCCACCCGCCGAGCGCTCTCCGGATCCAGGAAACCCTGAACCGTTGCGGATGCCTCGGCAGCCATGACCTCTTCCAGGCTGGACGACGGCGCCAGCGCCAGGATCCGCTTCAGGTCCGCGACGCGCTGCGCGGGTAACTCTGCAAGGCGCCGGGCCAAGGTGATCGCCTCAGATCGCAACTGGGCTTCCGGGACGACCTTCCAGAGCAGTCCCCATTCCAGCGCTTGGGCGGCGTCGAATCGTTCGCCAAAGTAGATCAGTTCACGGGTCTTCTGGGGGCCGATCAACCGTGGAAGCAACGCGGTAACGGCGCCGGTGACGAACAGGCCCAGCTTCACTTCCGGGAAGAAAAAGCGAGTGCCTTCGGCCGCGATCGCAAAGTCGCAGTTGATGACCCACTCCAATCCGGCCCCGACCGCCCAGCCGTGAATCGCACCGATGACCGGCTTCTGGCCAAGGACGATGGCGCGGGTGACGTCCTGAATCCGGTCGACGAAGCCGGGGAGCGCCGTATCGCCGGCCAACTGCGACTCGAACTCCTTCAGGTCGTCACCGGAGCAGAACGCCCGGCCAGCCCCAGTCAGGACGATGGCACGGATCTGGTCATCCTGGTTGGCCCGATTGAGCTCCCGGGTGAGGTCTAGGACCAACTCCGGCGTGACGGCGTTGAGCCGAGCGGGGCGATTCAGGGTGACGACGCGAACGCCGTCGAACGGGTCGTCGGTGAGTACGGTACTG encodes:
- a CDS encoding enoyl-CoA hydratase/isomerase family protein, encoding MVVHRTGSTVLTDDPFDGVRVVTLNRPARLNAVTPELVLDLTRELNRANQDDQIRAIVLTGAGRAFCSGDDLKEFESQLAGDTALPGFVDRIQDVTRAIVLGQKPVIGAIHGWAVGAGLEWVINCDFAIAAEGTRFFFPEVKLGLFVTGAVTALLPRLIGPQKTRELIYFGERFDAAQALEWGLLWKVVPEAQLRSEAITLARRLAELPAQRVADLKRILALAPSSSLEEVMAAEASATVQGFLDPESARRVAERLAP